The genomic stretch TATGGAGTCGAAGCGGTTTAGGAATTCGGGTTTAAAGTAAGATCCTAAGGATTCTAAAATTCCAGATTCCTTTTGCATTTCTTCTCCAACAGAGTTAAACCCAACGGTTATTTTCTTATGGGAAACCCCTGCATTGCTTGTCATAATGAGAACAGTATCCTTAAAACTAACTGTTCTTCCTTGGCTGTCAGTAAGTCTTCCGTCTTCCAATATTTGCAAAAACATATGTTGCACATCAGGATGTGCTTTTTCAATTTCATCTAACAATATGAGGCTATATGGATTACGTCTTACCTTTTCTGTTAATTGTCCTGCCTCGTCATGTCCAACGTATCCAGGCGGTGAACCAATTAGTTTAGATACAGAATGTTTTTCCATATATTCACTCATGTCTAAGCGAATCATAGCTTCTTTTGATCCAAATAATTGTTCAGCCAATGATTTAGCTAATTCCGTTTTTCCTACACCAGTAGGACCAACAAACAAGAAACTTCCAATTGGTCGATGCTTTGATTTTAGTCCTGCTCGACTTCTACGAATTGCTTTCGCAACCTTTTGAACAGCCACATCTTGTCCAATTACTTTATTTGAAAGATTTTTTTCAAGAAGTTTCATCTTGTCCTTTTCATTCTCTTGAAGCTTACCTACAGGAATCCCTGTTTTTCTTTCAACTAAACTCATAATAAATTCTTGGTCCACAACGCCTTTATTTTGATTTACAGCTTCTGATTGAAGCTCTTGTTCTAACTTGATTTCTTGATCTCGTAATTTAGCTGCTTCTTCATACCTTTCATTAATAGTAGCCTGTTGCTTCTTCTCTCTCAATTCGTTCAATTTCTTCTGTAACGAAGCTACTTCTTTCCCTTCTGACAAAAGATTCACCTTAGAACCTGCTTCATCTAATAAATCGATGGCTTTGTCTGGTAAGAAACGATCTTGAATATAACGTTCAGATAAAGTTATACAGGCTTTTAAAGCTTCTTCAGTATATTCGACCTTATGATAGTCTTCGTATTTAGATTGCAAACCTTTTAAGATTTCGTATGCTTCTTCTACTGTTGGTTCCTTAACTGTAATTGGCTGGAATCGTCTTTCTAATGCAGCATCTTTTTCAATCTGACGATATTCCTTTAGAGTAGTTGCTCCAATTACCTGTAGCTCTCCACGAGCAAGTGCTGGTTTTAGAATATTCCCAGCGTCCATAGCTCCCTCTGCAGAACCTGCACCAACTAGCTGATGGATTTCATCAATAAATAAAAGAACATTTTGTCTAGATTGTAATTCCGAAATAATACTCTTTAATCTCTCTTCAAAAGACCCACGGATTCCGGTACCAGCAGTTAATGATGCGACATCCATGACGTAAAGTTCTTTACCAACTAATTTAGATGGGACATCTCCTGAAACAATTTTTAGTGCTAGTCCTTCTGCAATTGCTGTTTTACCTACTCCAGGTTCACCGATCAAAACAGGGTTATTTTTATTTCGTCGATTTAGAATTTCTATAACTCTTTCTACTTCTTGATCACGACCGATCACTGGATCAATTTGACCATTTCTAGCCTGGTCGGTTACATTTCGTCCGAATTGATCTAGTAATCCATTGCCTCCTCTTCCCCTTTGGGCGGGATCAGCATTTGTATTTTGATTATTTGAAAAAGAATGTTGATTTCCTGTAGCAAAGCCGTTAATTAAGTCATCAAATGGGAAACCACTGTTAAATCCAGAAGGCATTTTATTTTTGGCTTCCGCATTTTCGAAACAAGAAAGACACATTTTGACTTGGGACTTATGATGATTAATTTGAGTATATACATTTATTTGCGCTTCATTTTTATTACAAATTTGACATAACATCAAAAATGACCTCCTTTGTTATTACCTTGACCTTTTTTGACCAATGGTTGACTTTATTATACTTTGACCTTTTTTGACTTTCAAGTATTTGAATTTAAAAACTTTTTAAAAACTAAATAAATACCTATTAGATCAAGTAATGTTTTTGTATCTGTCTTATGCAAGGACTCCTTCCTCAAAACACGACAGTGTTTAGGTGGGAGATGAATCGCATAGAAAAATTAATTTAAATAGGCCACAGCGGACACTGTGACCTATAGGATAAGCGGTTCCCCCCTAGGGGATCGGCTATTTTTTTTCGTTCTCCGTCATTGTAAACTTTCCAAATAATCTTCAATTCCTTTTTTGCTTTTAAGCTTGATGACCTTATTTTCTGGATTCATCTTTTGAAAAGCCTCAAATCGTTTTTCCATTTTTTCTTTACGAGAGTGATAGGTTGTGAGAATAAACTTTAAAAACTTGTAATCCATTTTTTCCTTACATCCAACCGTCATATCAGGCCTGGTTTTCCCTTGGTACTGAATACTTCTTTTGATGACACGATATAAGCAAACACTTAAGGGAAGCTCCAAATAAATAATTGTATCAGCGTTTTGAATACGCAAATCGTATGTACTGCTATAATTTCCTTCTATAATCCAACTATCATTTACAACGATTTGCTCCTGTTTGAATGAAAATTCTTCTAAAGACGCTTCTATCCATCCAGGCTTCCAATAAAGTGTATCTAAGTGATAAACTTGAATATGTAATTTTTCTCCGAGTTTTTGGGCAAAAGTAGATTTACCTACACCTGCTGAAACACCTAATACTAATATTCTTTTCAATTTTCGCTATTCTCCCTGCTTTATTTTTTTATCATTTCTTATAGAGGAACATCTAACATTGACTTCAACCTATGATGAAAATCCTCAAATGAAAGTTGACTTGGAATGGGGTTAGGTACAATTACAAAGAAAAGTCAAGAAACTCCTAGCTGCTATTAAGCCATTTAACAATCTTTATATGCAACCGCTTCTGTTAATGAAATTTCAATTCGATTCAATGCTAACGTAAGATCTTGGTTTTATCCAGTATTTAAGGCCTTTAGGTCATACCCTAGGGTGCTAACAATAAGTGGGGAACGGCCTTGTACTTTATGTTTATAACTTCATTGCTCGTACATATGACATTAAAATATGTCTCAATGCCTAAATCATTATACTTTATTATCCCAAATTTTTTAGAAAAACTTGACTTATTGTTAAATGGATTCTTGAAGGCGTATTTTGCTTTCTAAGAAGCGCCTAATACTCTTTAATGTAAGTCCTAATGGCGAAAGTCTAATTTTTTTATGTACTATCAACCAACCAAAGTTAAATTCTGATAGTATAAATAAGCAAAAAGGGGCTCTACCAATGTAGAACCCCACCTAAATTTAAATAGCTGCAAATTCATTGCATTCTTTAGCGCAATGAAAACAAGTTTGTGCGCATCTTTGTGATTCTGGATCTGGGAACTGACGGCAAGTATTTCCACAGACTTCACAAACATAAGCACAATATTTAGCTAATGATTTTGAAAGTTGGCTATTTCTCGCAAGATATCTTGACATTAATTCGCACATATCAGCACAGTCACGCAAATGGCTAAGTTGAATTCCTCTGCCGTACATATCCTTTGATTTATGCAACATTCCAATCATATGTTCGCAGGTTGCAGCACAGTCCTGTACTGTGCCTAATAACCCTTCAGATAAATGATCATGTGGCATGAATTGGTCACCATGATAGTGTTCGTATTGATGCACTAGTAATTCCTCCCTGTGTTTTATTGTCTAGGCATAAGTATCATATGATAACCACCTATCAAAGGGATGGGCGAATCGCTTATTTATTGTATTATTTTAAATTTACTTTGAAACATTTAAAAAAGGAAATACCATTGATAATTATTTAGAGAGAATGCCTTAGTTGCACTTATGCAGATAGGAAAGTTTTATACTTTCCTATCTGTTAAAAAAGCCCCTAACTAAAGTTAGGAGCTTTGACTATTTTTCACTTATAACTCGGAAATCCTACTTCATGAATATTTCCTGGCTCTTGTCTTTCCATTAATTCAGCAAGAGCTGCTTCTAGGACCTTTCGTTGGGTGTTCTTATCATGAGGCTTTCCGAGGGAATGCCCAAATTCGAAGCCCATTGGATGAATCGCACGAGGCGGTCTCATTAAGCTTGATTGTTCAACATCCAAAGTAATTAAAGATGTTGGAATACCTTGTGCTTCAATTCCGCGTTGCACTGTAACTACAGTACGATGACAAAGTGGTCAGCCAGCTGTTAAGAGAACTGCATCAGCTTTTGAGCGAACAACTTCTTTAACTAACGCTGGAACCGTTTCTTTGTTAATTTTATTTAATCTCATTGAATAGCCCATCATTGTTAGGTGCTTTTCAGCTACCCCACCAAGATCACCATCGTTAACCATTTCACGTAAACGATCAATTGGGAAAACGCAATTAATATCTTCTTTAGGGTAATCCGTATTATAGTGATCTTTTGGAGCAGAGTGAGTTACGGTCAAATCTTCTGCTTGAACATCACCAGGAATTACACGATACGTAGCATCTCCTTCAGCGGGATCTGTATTATATGGTTCTTGGTCCTTTAAATGAACACCTGAAGTTGACACGATCATGATTGTCATTTCATGTAGCGGTTTGTTGACAGGTGTATATGGGATCGCTTTTCTTGATAATTCCATACACTACCACCTCATTTTTTTCTAATAGCTTGTCTAGCCTTTTTAAATTTAGAAGTTTAATTTTCGAAGAACGTCAAAGATCTCTTCATTGTCAGGTTGCTTATCGATTGGATGTACATCAATGAATTGAACAACGCCTTCTTTATCGATAACAAACAATGCTCGCTCAGATGCACCGTAAGCTGGTTTCCCTTTTTCTTTACGTAGTACTCCGAATTTTTCAGAAACCTCACCATGAGGATAGAAATCAGAGCAAAGTGGATAAGAAATTCCACCAAGTGATTTTTGCCAAGCCTCATGGCTATCAACACTATCAACACTTATACCCAAAACTTGGGTATCAAACTCTTCAAAACGAGGAAGATCGTCCTCGTATGAAGGCATTTGCGCACCTCAGACAGGTGTCCAATCTAGAGGGTAAAAACTAATAAATACATTTTTGTCTCCAAGATAGTCACTTAGTTTTACTTCGCGACCACCATGTGCGGGCAATGTGAAGTCTGGTGCCTTGTCACCAACCTTTAGGGTACTTGTTTCAGTAGCTCCTTGTGGCATATTCATTCTCCTTCCTTATTACCAAATTCTCGGTAAAATTAAACATCCTCTAGTTTCACCATATTTAAATGAAATTAATCCTTTAAAGGAAAAAACAAGAGGAAGTTTTTTACCGCAAGTTCTATTTTGCAGAAATTGTGAAAAAATGTACAGCAATATGCACAATTCCCAAAAAATATTAAAAGCCAATATTTTCTACAAAAATCATTCCTTTATATGATCTTTACAAAAAGAAAGGATCTCCTCTTCCTCGTCTTCTTCTAAAGCAAAATCAAGAGGTTTATTGCTAGTTGCTTCATAAAACTGATAATTAACAATCCTTACATCTTCACCGTAAATGGCAAGAATAACTTTCAAGGATAGACCTTCTTCACTATACAATTCATCATCCTCTTCTACTTCCACCTCTAAAAGAAACTCATAACGATCCCCTTCAATAATTCCGGTTGGATCATTCCACTTTTCAACAGAATAACTTTTTACTTCCATTATTTAGACCACCTTCTATATCGTTTTAGTATAATATTTTTTCCCTTTTTCATCTGTATCTTCGACAAACCCCATTTTTTTCAAATAATTAATATGATCGGGATTTGAACTATAACTAATAAAAATTGTATATCCTTGACTTAAAAAATAAGTCTTACTTGATTCATAGATAAATGATCCAATTTTAAAA from Bacillaceae bacterium S4-13-56 encodes the following:
- a CDS encoding AAA family ATPase; amino-acid sequence: MLCQICNKNEAQINVYTQINHHKSQVKMCLSCFENAEAKNKMPSGFNSGFPFDDLINGFATGNQHSFSNNQNTNADPAQRGRGGNGLLDQFGRNVTDQARNGQIDPVIGRDQEVERVIEILNRRNKNNPVLIGEPGVGKTAIAEGLALKIVSGDVPSKLVGKELYVMDVASLTAGTGIRGSFEERLKSIISELQSRQNVLLFIDEIHQLVGAGSAEGAMDAGNILKPALARGELQVIGATTLKEYRQIEKDAALERRFQPITVKEPTVEEAYEILKGLQSKYEDYHKVEYTEEALKACITLSERYIQDRFLPDKAIDLLDEAGSKVNLLSEGKEVASLQKKLNELREKKQQATINERYEEAAKLRDQEIKLEQELQSEAVNQNKGVVDQEFIMSLVERKTGIPVGKLQENEKDKMKLLEKNLSNKVIGQDVAVQKVAKAIRRSRAGLKSKHRPIGSFLFVGPTGVGKTELAKSLAEQLFGSKEAMIRLDMSEYMEKHSVSKLIGSPPGYVGHDEAGQLTEKVRRNPYSLILLDEIEKAHPDVQHMFLQILEDGRLTDSQGRTVSFKDTVLIMTSNAGVSHKKITVGFNSVGEEMQKESGILESLGSYFKPEFLNRFDSIVEFNSLEKEHLLQVLDLMLVELKDQLLEKSISLVIDKKAKVKLIELGYHPAFGARPLRRVIQEQLEDKIADLLLEDQDIRKITVSVAEEEFFFTGK
- a CDS encoding topology modulation protein, whose protein sequence is MKRILVLGVSAGVGKSTFAQKLGEKLHIQVYHLDTLYWKPGWIEASLEEFSFKQEQIVVNDSWIIEGNYSSTYDLRIQNADTIIYLELPLSVCLYRVIKRSIQYQGKTRPDMTVGCKEKMDYKFLKFILTTYHSRKEKMEKRFEAFQKMNPENKVIKLKSKKGIEDYLESLQ
- a CDS encoding four-helix bundle copper-binding protein; amino-acid sequence: MHQYEHYHGDQFMPHDHLSEGLLGTVQDCAATCEHMIGMLHKSKDMYGRGIQLSHLRDCADMCELMSRYLARNSQLSKSLAKYCAYVCEVCGNTCRQFPDPESQRCAQTCFHCAKECNEFAAI
- a CDS encoding glycine/sarcosine/betaine reductase selenoprotein B family protein; translated protein: MELSRKAIPYTPVNKPLHEMTIMIVSTSGVHLKDQEPYNTDPAEGDATYRVIPGDVQAEDLTVTHSAPKDHYNTDYPKEDINCVFPIDRLREMVNDGDLGGVAEKHLTMMGYSMRLNKINKETVPALVKEVVRSKADAVLLTAG
- a CDS encoding peroxiredoxin, giving the protein MNMPQGATETSTLKVGDKAPDFTLPAHGGREVKLSDYLGDKNVFISFYPLDWTPVUGAQMPSYEDDLPRFEEFDTQVLGISVDSVDSHEAWQKSLGGISYPLCSDFYPHGEVSEKFGVLRKEKGKPAYGASERALFVIDKEGVVQFIDVHPIDKQPDNEEIFDVLRKLNF
- a CDS encoding DUF6509 family protein, which codes for MEVKSYSVEKWNDPTGIIEGDRYEFLLEVEVEEDDELYSEEGLSLKVILAIYGEDVRIVNYQFYEATSNKPLDFALEEDEEEEILSFCKDHIKE